Proteins from a genomic interval of Planococcus sp. MSAK28401:
- a CDS encoding ead/Ea22-like family protein codes for MSEINSQALREAAEQAMHDDWGFDADLFHELVTPSIVLELLDERERNQQYIKRRDQENEDIALTVGKLRVELETAKSKLNEQREYYEGVISDGSKRIAKLESNEVREDGNQFLVVRHPGKTPVIKHCTGDLEEFLRQLIEQDPLVTIDIITHRYYGVGGQWVQDAGEYLHMMSDAGIRIKGE; via the coding sequence GTGAGCGAAATTAACTCTCAGGCACTGCGTGAAGCGGCAGAGCAGGCAATGCATGACGACTGGGGATTTGACGCAGACCTTTTCCATGAATTGGTAACACCATCGATTGTGCTGGAACTGCTGGATGAACGGGAAAGAAACCAGCAATACATCAAACGCCGCGACCAGGAGAACGAGGATATTGCGCTAACAGTAGGGAAACTGCGTGTTGAGCTTGAAACAGCAAAATCAAAACTCAACGAGCAGCGTGAGTATTACGAAGGTGTTATCTCGGATGGGAGTAAGCGTATTGCTAAACTGGAAAGCAACGAAGTCCGTGAAGACGGAAACCAGTTTCTTGTTGTTCGCCATCCTGGGAAGACTCCTGTTATCAAGCACTGCACTGGTGACCTGGAAGAGTTTCTGCGGCAGTTAATCGAACAAGACCCGTTAGTAACTATCGACATCATTACGCATCGCTATTACGGGGTTGGAGGTCAATGGGTTCAGGATGCAGGTGAGTATCTGCATATGATGTCTGACGCTGGCATTCGCATCAAAGGAGAGTGA
- a CDS encoding excisionase, with protein MYLTLQEWNARQRRPRSLETVRRWVRECRIFPPPVKDGREYLFHESAVKVDLNRPVTGGLLKRIRNGKKAKS; from the coding sequence ATGTACTTGACACTTCAGGAGTGGAACGCACGCCAGCGACGTCCAAGAAGCCTTGAAACAGTTCGTCGATGGGTTCGGGAATGCAGGATATTCCCACCTCCGGTTAAGGATGGAAGAGAGTATCTGTTCCACGAATCAGCGGTAAAGGTTGACTTAAATCGACCAGTAACAGGTGGCCTTTTGAAGAGGATCAGAAATGGGAAGAAGGCGAAGTCATGA
- a CDS encoding tyrosine-type recombinase/integrase translates to MGRRRSHERRDLPPNLYIRNNGYYCYRDPRTGKEFGLGRDRRIAITEAIQANIELFSGHKHKPLTARINSDNSVTLHSWLDRYEKILASRGIKQKTLINYMSKIKAIRRGLPDAPLEDITTKEIAAMLNGYIDEGKAASAKLIRSTLSDAFREAIAEGHITTNHVAATRAAKSEVRRSRLTADEYLKIYQAAESSPCWLRLAMELAVVTGQRVGDLCEMKWSDIVDGYLYVEQSKTGVKIAIPTALHIDALGISMKETLDKCKEILGGETIIASTRREPLSSGTVSRYFMRARKASGLSFEGDPPTFHELRSLSARLYEKQISDKFAQHLLGHKSDTMASQYRDDRGREWDKIEIK, encoded by the coding sequence ATGGGAAGAAGGCGAAGTCATGAGCGCCGGGATTTACCCCCTAACCTTTATATAAGAAACAATGGATATTACTGCTACAGGGACCCAAGGACGGGTAAAGAGTTTGGATTAGGCAGAGACAGGCGAATCGCAATCACTGAAGCTATACAGGCCAACATTGAGTTATTTTCAGGACACAAACACAAGCCTCTGACAGCGAGAATCAACAGTGATAATTCCGTTACGTTACATTCATGGCTTGATCGCTACGAAAAAATCCTGGCCAGCAGAGGAATCAAGCAGAAGACACTCATAAATTACATGAGCAAAATTAAAGCAATAAGGAGGGGTCTGCCTGATGCTCCACTTGAAGACATCACCACAAAAGAAATTGCGGCAATGCTCAATGGATACATAGACGAGGGCAAGGCGGCGTCAGCCAAGTTAATCAGATCAACACTGAGCGATGCATTCCGAGAGGCAATAGCTGAAGGCCATATAACAACAAACCATGTCGCTGCCACTCGCGCAGCAAAATCAGAGGTAAGGAGATCAAGACTTACGGCTGACGAATACCTGAAAATTTATCAAGCAGCAGAATCATCACCATGTTGGCTCAGACTTGCAATGGAACTGGCTGTTGTTACCGGGCAACGAGTTGGTGATTTATGCGAAATGAAGTGGTCTGATATCGTAGATGGATATCTTTATGTCGAGCAAAGCAAAACAGGCGTAAAAATTGCCATCCCAACAGCATTGCATATTGATGCTCTCGGAATATCAATGAAGGAAACACTTGATAAATGCAAAGAGATTCTTGGCGGAGAAACCATAATTGCATCTACTCGTCGCGAACCGCTTTCATCCGGCACAGTATCAAGGTATTTTATGCGCGCACGAAAAGCATCAGGTCTTTCCTTCGAAGGGGATCCGCCTACCTTTCACGAGTTGCGCAGTTTGTCTGCAAGACTCTATGAGAAGCAGATAAGCGATAAGTTTGCTCAACATCTTCTCGGGCATAAGTCGGACACCATGGCATCACAGTATCGTGATGACAGAGGCAGGGAGTGGGACAAAATTGAAATCAAATAA
- a CDS encoding AAA family ATPase, which yields MLEFSVIERGGYIPAVEKNKAFLRADGWNDYSFVTMFYLTVFDEHGEKCDIGNVKIGFVGQKEEVSTYSLIDKKFSQLPEMFFSLGESIDYYVNLSKLSDGFKHNLLKAIQDLVVWPNRLADIENESVLNTSLLRGVTLSEIHGQFARVLNGLPELSDFHFSFNRKSAPGFSDLTIPFEVTVNSMPSTNIHAFIGRNGCGKTTILNGMIGAITNPENNEYFFSENNRLIESRIPKGYFRSLVSVSFSAFDPFTPPKEQPDPAKGTQYFYIGLKNAASNSLKSLGDLRLEFISAFIGCMRVDRKRQLWLEAIKKLSSDENFSNMELISLISKYEELRRNEPQIQVDDDKFTKLFYDNIQKYLLRMSSGHAIVLFTITRLVDVVGEKSLVLFDEPEVHLHPPLLSAFLRTLSDLLDARNGVAIIATHSPVVLQEVPKSCMWKVLRSREAINIIRPDIETFGENLGVLTREVFLLEVTNSGYHHLLSQSVDSELSYETILKNYNGQIGLEGRTVLKAMIMNRDEGKVQ from the coding sequence ATGTTGGAGTTTAGTGTTATTGAAAGAGGCGGGTATATTCCTGCAGTAGAAAAAAATAAGGCATTCCTACGAGCAGATGGTTGGAATGACTATTCCTTTGTTACAATGTTTTATCTTACTGTCTTTGATGAGCATGGTGAAAAATGCGATATCGGAAATGTTAAAATTGGTTTTGTAGGTCAAAAAGAAGAAGTAAGCACTTATTCATTAATAGATAAAAAATTCAGTCAACTCCCTGAAATGTTTTTTTCCTTAGGTGAAAGCATTGACTACTATGTTAATCTCAGCAAATTAAGCGATGGTTTTAAACATAACCTTCTTAAAGCTATTCAGGATTTAGTAGTATGGCCAAATCGATTAGCCGACATTGAAAATGAAAGCGTCCTTAACACCTCATTACTTAGAGGGGTAACTCTTTCAGAAATTCATGGACAGTTCGCACGTGTGTTAAATGGTTTGCCAGAATTGTCAGATTTCCACTTTTCATTTAATAGAAAAAGTGCTCCCGGATTCAGTGATTTAACTATACCTTTTGAGGTGACGGTTAATTCTATGCCCAGCACGAACATTCATGCTTTTATCGGGCGGAATGGGTGTGGTAAAACAACAATTTTGAATGGAATGATTGGTGCAATCACCAACCCAGAAAACAATGAATATTTTTTCTCTGAAAATAATAGACTTATCGAGTCAAGAATCCCAAAGGGATATTTTCGATCGCTTGTTTCAGTTTCGTTTAGTGCATTTGATCCTTTTACTCCTCCTAAAGAACAACCTGACCCAGCAAAAGGTACACAATACTTTTATATTGGACTCAAGAATGCTGCCAGCAATAGTTTAAAATCACTAGGCGATCTCCGCTTAGAATTCATTTCAGCATTTATTGGTTGTATGAGAGTAGATAGAAAAAGACAACTCTGGCTTGAAGCTATCAAAAAACTAAGTAGTGATGAAAACTTTTCAAATATGGAACTCATCAGCCTCATTTCTAAATATGAAGAGTTAAGACGTAATGAACCACAGATTCAAGTGGACGATGATAAATTCACTAAATTGTTTTATGACAATATCCAGAAATATCTGCTTCGAATGAGCTCTGGACATGCAATTGTTTTATTTACTATCACAAGATTAGTAGATGTCGTTGGCGAAAAGTCATTAGTTTTATTCGATGAACCAGAGGTTCATCTGCATCCACCTTTGCTCTCTGCTTTTTTACGAACATTAAGCGACTTACTCGATGCACGCAATGGTGTAGCAATAATTGCAACTCATTCCCCAGTAGTACTGCAAGAGGTTCCAAAATCCTGCATGTGGAAAGTCCTACGGTCAAGAGAAGCAATAAATATTATCCGTCCGGATATTGAGACATTCGGTGAGAACTTAGGTGTTTTAACTCGTGAGGTGTTTTTACTTGAAGTGACAAATTCTGGATACCACCACTTATTATCGCAGTCCGTTGATTCAGAGCTTTCTTATGAAACCATTCTAAAAAATTATAATGGTCAGATAGGATTAGAAGGTCGAACCGTTTTAAAAGCGATGATAATGAACAGAGATGAAGGTAAAGTACAATGA
- a CDS encoding HNH endonuclease signature motif containing protein produces MKKLPLPARTYSEMLNKCSEGMMQINVRNNFITHFPTFLQKEQQYRILSSTGQLFTYDRTHPLEPTTLVVGNLTKVKLEKLYENNLRDKNKPARTYYDDMLVSSGEKCPFCGDIGQTKNIDHFLPIAHYPEFSVMPINLVPSCRDCNMGEKGQVFAVDEVHQAIHPYIDKDIFFREQWVYANFVSGTPGAISFYVECPANWRQEDKHRALHHFKLLNIANRYRLEAGKHLSEVITQRNSFVKVIRKYSSTATFQQLQSEFIEANLKPIIDLNDFPNYWKRVMYQCLANSEDFFRGI; encoded by the coding sequence ATGAAAAAACTACCTCTTCCAGCGAGAACTTATAGCGAAATGCTTAATAAATGCTCGGAAGGTATGATGCAGATAAATGTTAGAAATAATTTCATTACTCACTTCCCCACTTTTTTGCAGAAAGAACAACAATATAGAATATTAAGCTCGACAGGTCAGTTATTTACCTACGACAGGACACACCCTCTTGAGCCTACAACCTTAGTAGTTGGTAACCTGACAAAGGTTAAATTAGAAAAGCTTTATGAAAATAATCTCCGAGATAAAAACAAACCCGCTAGAACATATTACGATGACATGCTTGTTTCATCAGGTGAAAAATGTCCATTTTGTGGTGATATAGGACAGACAAAAAATATAGATCATTTTCTTCCTATTGCACATTATCCTGAATTTTCGGTGATGCCTATTAATTTAGTTCCATCGTGCCGCGACTGCAATATGGGAGAGAAAGGTCAAGTTTTCGCAGTAGATGAGGTACACCAAGCGATTCATCCCTATATCGACAAGGACATTTTTTTTCGTGAGCAATGGGTATATGCAAATTTCGTTTCCGGAACTCCGGGTGCTATCAGTTTTTATGTTGAATGCCCGGCGAACTGGAGGCAGGAAGACAAACACAGAGCTCTTCATCATTTCAAGCTATTAAATATTGCTAACAGGTATCGTTTGGAGGCAGGGAAGCACTTGAGTGAAGTGATTACTCAAAGAAACTCTTTCGTAAAAGTTATAAGGAAATATAGTTCAACCGCAACGTTTCAGCAGCTACAGTCAGAATTTATTGAAGCAAATCTGAAACCTATTATAGATTTGAATGACTTCCCCAATTATTGGAAAAGAGTTATGTATCAGTGCCTAGCAAACTCGGAAGATTTTTTCAGAGGGATCTAG
- a CDS encoding tail fiber assembly protein: MAFRMSEQPRTIKIYNLLAGTNEFIGEGDAYIPPHTGLPANSTDIAPPDIPAGFVAVFNSDEASWHLVEDHRGKTVYDVASGDALFISELGPLPENFTWLSPGGEYQKWNGTAWVKDTEAEKLFRIREAEETKKSLMQVASEHIAPLQDAADLEIATKEETSLLEAWKKYRVLLNRVDTSTAPDIEWPAVPVME; this comes from the coding sequence ATGGCATTCAGAATGAGTGAACAACCACGGACCATAAAAATTTATAATCTGCTGGCCGGAACTAATGAATTTATTGGTGAAGGTGACGCATATATTCCGCCTCATACCGGTCTGCCTGCAAACAGTACCGATATTGCACCGCCAGATATTCCGGCTGGCTTTGTGGCTGTTTTCAACAGTGATGAGGCATCGTGGCATCTCGTTGAAGACCATCGGGGTAAAACCGTCTATGACGTGGCTTCCGGCGACGCGTTATTTATTTCTGAACTCGGTCCGTTACCGGAAAATTTTACCTGGTTATCGCCGGGAGGGGAATATCAGAAGTGGAACGGCACAGCCTGGGTGAAGGATACGGAAGCAGAAAAACTGTTCCGGATCCGGGAGGCGGAAGAAACAAAAAAAAGCCTGATGCAGGTAGCCAGTGAGCATATTGCGCCGCTTCAGGATGCTGCAGATCTGGAAATTGCAACGAAGGAAGAAACCTCGTTGCTGGAAGCCTGGAAGAAGTATCGGGTGTTGCTGAACCGTGTTGATACATCAACTGCACCTGATATTGAGTGGCCTGCTGTCCCTGTTATGGAGTAA
- a CDS encoding phage tail protein — protein MTNALAGKQPKNATLTALAGLSTAKNKLPYFAENDAASLTELTQVGRDILAKNSVADVLEYLGAGENSAFPAGAPIPWPSDIVPSGYVLMQGQAFDKSAYPKLAVAYPSGVLPDMRGWTIKGKPASGRAVLSQEQDGIKSHTHSASASGTDLGTKTTSSFDYGTKTTGSFDYGTKSTNNTGAHAHSLSGSTGAAGAHAHTSGLRMNSSGWSQYGTATITGSLSTVKGTSTQGIAYLSKTDSQGSHSHSLSGTAVSAGAHAHTVGIGAHQHPVVIGAHAHSFSIGSHGHTITVNAAGNAENTVKNIAFNYIVRLA, from the coding sequence ATGACTAACGCGCTTGCGGGTAAACAACCGAAGAATGCGACACTGACGGCGCTGGCAGGGCTTTCCACGGCGAAAAATAAATTACCGTATTTTGCGGAAAATGATGCCGCCAGCCTGACTGAACTGACTCAGGTTGGCAGGGATATTCTGGCAAAAAATTCCGTTGCAGATGTTCTTGAATACCTTGGGGCCGGTGAGAATTCGGCCTTTCCGGCAGGTGCGCCGATCCCGTGGCCATCAGATATCGTTCCGTCTGGCTACGTCCTGATGCAGGGGCAGGCGTTTGACAAATCAGCCTACCCAAAACTTGCTGTCGCGTATCCATCGGGTGTGCTTCCTGATATGCGAGGCTGGACAATCAAGGGGAAACCCGCCAGCGGTCGTGCTGTATTGTCTCAGGAACAGGATGGAATTAAGTCGCACACCCACAGTGCCAGTGCATCCGGTACGGATTTGGGGACGAAAACCACATCGTCGTTTGATTACGGGACGAAAACAACAGGCAGTTTCGATTACGGCACCAAATCGACGAATAACACGGGGGCTCATGCTCACAGTCTGAGCGGTTCAACAGGGGCCGCGGGTGCTCATGCCCACACAAGTGGTTTAAGGATGAACAGTTCTGGCTGGAGTCAGTATGGAACAGCAACCATTACAGGAAGTTTATCCACAGTTAAAGGAACCAGCACACAGGGTATTGCTTATTTATCGAAAACGGACAGTCAGGGCAGCCACAGTCACTCATTGTCCGGTACAGCCGTGAGTGCCGGTGCACATGCGCATACAGTTGGTATTGGTGCGCACCAGCATCCGGTTGTTATCGGTGCTCATGCCCATTCTTTCAGTATTGGTTCACACGGACACACCATCACCGTTAACGCTGCGGGTAACGCGGAAAACACCGTCAAAAACATTGCATTTAACTATATTGTGAGGCTTGCATAA
- a CDS encoding prophage tail fiber N-terminal domain-containing protein, with protein sequence MAVKISGVLKDGTGKPVQNCTIQLKARRNSTTVVVNTVGSENPDEAGRYSMDVEYGQYSVILQVDGFPPSHAGTITVYEDSQPGTLNDFLCAMTEDDARPEVLRRLELMVEEVARNASVVAQSTADAKKSAGDASASAAQVAALVTDATDSARAASTSAGQAASSAQEASSGAEAASAKATEAEKSAAAAESSKNAAATSAGAAKTSETNAAASQQSAATSASTAATKASEAATSARDAVASKEAAKSSETNASSSAGRAASSATAAENSARAAKTSETNARSSETAAERSASAAADAKTAAAGSASTASTKATEAAGSAVSASQSKSAAEAAAIRAKNSAKRAEDIASAVALEDADTTRKGIVQLSSATNSTSETLAATPKAVKVVMDETNRKAHWTVRH encoded by the coding sequence ATGGCAGTAAAGATTTCAGGAGTCCTGAAAGACGGCACAGGAAAACCGGTACAGAACTGCACCATTCAGCTGAAAGCCAGACGTAACAGCACCACGGTGGTGGTGAACACGGTGGGCTCAGAGAATCCGGATGAAGCCGGGCGTTACAGCATGGATGTGGAGTACGGTCAGTACAGTGTCATCCTGCAGGTTGACGGTTTTCCACCATCGCACGCCGGGACCATCACCGTGTATGAAGATTCACAACCGGGGACGCTGAATGATTTTCTCTGTGCCATGACGGAGGATGATGCCCGGCCGGAGGTGCTGCGTCGTCTTGAACTGATGGTGGAAGAGGTGGCGCGTAACGCGTCCGTGGTGGCACAGAGTACGGCAGACGCGAAGAAATCAGCCGGCGATGCCAGTGCATCAGCTGCTCAGGTCGCGGCCCTTGTGACTGATGCAACTGACTCAGCACGCGCCGCCAGCACGTCCGCCGGACAGGCTGCATCGTCAGCTCAGGAAGCGTCCTCCGGCGCAGAAGCGGCATCAGCAAAGGCCACTGAAGCGGAAAAAAGTGCCGCAGCCGCAGAGTCCTCAAAAAACGCGGCGGCCACCAGTGCCGGTGCGGCGAAAACGTCAGAAACGAATGCTGCAGCGTCACAACAATCAGCCGCCACGTCTGCCTCCACCGCGGCCACGAAAGCGTCAGAGGCCGCCACTTCAGCACGAGATGCGGTGGCCTCAAAAGAGGCAGCAAAATCATCAGAAACGAACGCATCATCAAGTGCCGGTCGTGCAGCTTCCTCGGCAACGGCGGCAGAAAATTCTGCCAGGGCGGCAAAAACGTCCGAGACGAATGCCAGGTCATCTGAAACAGCAGCGGAACGGAGCGCCTCTGCCGCGGCAGACGCAAAAACAGCGGCGGCGGGGAGTGCGTCAACGGCATCCACGAAGGCGACAGAGGCTGCGGGAAGTGCGGTATCAGCATCGCAGAGCAAAAGTGCGGCAGAAGCGGCGGCAATACGTGCAAAAAATTCGGCAAAACGTGCAGAAGATATAGCTTCAGCTGTCGCGCTTGAGGATGCGGACACAACGAGAAAGGGGATAGTGCAGCTCAGCAGTGCAACCAACAGCACGTCTGAAACGCTTGCTGCAACGCCAAAGGCGGTTAAGGTGGTAATGGATGAAACGAACAGAAAAGCCCACTGGACAGTCCGGCACTGA
- the lom gene encoding outer membrane beta-barrel protein Lom → MRNVCIAVAVFAALAVTVTPARAEGGHGTFTVGYFQVKPGTLPSLSGGDTGVSHLKGINVKYRYELTDSVGVMASLGFAASKKSSTVMTGEDTFHYESLRGRYVSVMAGPVLQISKQVSAYAMAGVAHSRWSGSTMDYRKTEITPGYMKETTTARDESAMRHTSVAWSAGIQINPAASVVVDIAYEGSGSGDWRTDGFIVGVGYKF, encoded by the coding sequence ATGCGTAATGTGTGTATTGCCGTTGCTGTCTTTGCCGCACTTGCGGTGACAGTCACTCCGGCCCGTGCGGAAGGTGGACATGGTACGTTTACGGTGGGCTATTTTCAAGTGAAACCGGGTACATTGCCGTCGTTGTCGGGCGGGGATACCGGTGTGAGTCATCTGAAAGGGATTAACGTGAAGTACCGTTATGAGCTGACGGACAGTGTGGGGGTGATGGCTTCCCTGGGGTTCGCCGCGTCGAAAAAGAGCAGCACAGTGATGACCGGGGAGGATACGTTTCACTATGAGAGCCTGCGTGGACGTTATGTGAGCGTGATGGCCGGACCGGTTTTACAAATCAGTAAGCAGGTCAGTGCGTACGCCATGGCCGGAGTGGCTCACAGTCGGTGGTCCGGCAGTACAATGGATTACCGTAAGACGGAAATCACTCCCGGGTATATGAAAGAGACGACCACTGCCAGGGACGAAAGTGCAATGCGGCATACCTCAGTGGCGTGGAGTGCAGGTATACAGATTAATCCGGCAGCGTCCGTCGTTGTTGATATTGCTTATGAAGGCTCCGGCAGTGGCGACTGGCGTACTGACGGATTCATCGTTGGGGTCGGTTATAAATTCTGA